The following DNA comes from Vicugna pacos chromosome 13, VicPac4, whole genome shotgun sequence.
cttcattgtaagGTAGGAGGAGGCTTGGGGCAAGGAAGTGGGGCTGGCCTGCGCTGTCCACAGGACCTGCCAGGGCTGACCACCCCCACATACCCCCAGGTACTTCTTCGTGGTACTGACAGTACTGACACTTGTGGGCCTCCTCCACGGGCTCGTGCTGCTGCCTGTGCTGCTGTCCATCCTGGGCCCCCCACCAGAGGTGACCACACCCTCCTTCTACTCCCAGCCCAGGGGACTGGGTGGGACAGGCAAGGGAAGGACAGAGCCAGGACAAAATGCCCTCAGTGGTCAACAGACAGGGCTTAACTTACAAGGACCCCTCTAGATGAGGTGCCACCAACTGAAGGTGGCAACCTCCCCCTTTGCCCAGACGTTAActtccctgcccctcagccctcctGACTTCTTCATGGGACCCACCTTAGCCTTTTAGGGTCCAGGACAAGGTGCAGGGTTTGTCTCAGGGCTCGACATCCTGTCCCACGTCAGCTCTCATGTCCTGCTAGAGACCAACAAGGACCCCAGCTTCCCACCAGTCATGGTGCTGCACCAGGGAGGTGCTGAAGGGGGCGGAGCTCACTGGGGCTTGTGTCTCCCCCCAGGTGGTACAGATGTACAAGGAGAGCCCAGAGGTCCTGAGCCCCCCAGCTCCACAGGGAGGAGGGCTCAGATGGTCGGTATCCCCCACCCAGCCCCGAAGCTTTGCCAGAGTGACTACCTCTATGACCGTGGccttccacccacccccactgcctGGTGCCTACATCCACCCAGCCTCTGATGAGCCTACTTGGTCCCCTGCTGCCACACCAGCTGGCAATGGCTCCAGCAACCTCAGTTCTAGGGGACAATGTCCAGCCACCTGATGAAACAGCAGCTGAAGCATGGAGACCTTGTTTGGGCCAAATGAAGTCACTGGGAAACCATGGGTGGGTTATTGAATGTAGGGTGGACTCCTGAAGAGCCCTGCTGATCCTGCTGCCTGCCtgcatcccctccccccaccaccggcCATCACAGACCTCCCTGATATCCATGCAAAACCACCACCCTCTAGGCTGTGAGCAACCTTGCACCCCTGGGTCCTCTGTGCCTGTGTCTGGGTGGGGTAAAAGCCAGCACTTCAGGCTGCAGTGCAGCCCtgtactccccccaccccagcccagacTGCTGCCCCCAGCAGACCAAGCCTGAGGGATCCTGCAGCACCCTTTGCAGGTCCTGGTCCCCCACTGCTTGGTGACTCCTGGGTAGGTTCTCTATACCTGCTTACCTCCCACCACATAAATTATTTATATGAAGATGTTTATTTTTGTAGTTTGTATAGATGTTAGCTAtgctgaaagttttatttttaaagagtaaaatatattctatatgaaTTCATTTCAAATTACTttggcacctttttttttttttaatggagggactgggaattgaagccaggaccttgtgcgtacTAAGCAGgagctctctaccactgagctattcccacccaCTTTGGTGCTTTTCTTTGGGACAGAGTTGTAAGTTTGCAAGTAGAGGTGTCAGGGCCTGAGGGCCTCTAGTCCTTGGTCTGTTTATTCATCTGGCAAGTGAAGAAGATGTTCAGCAAATACGTTGGTCACGTACTTGATAACAGAGTCTGGGTTAAGTGTTTAGTACACAAAATGATACAAACTTTTTTGGTGTCAAACCCCACTGTGTGGCTTTCAGAGCCATCATGATCCAGCCCTGTGCACCTCTCCAGACTCATCTCCCACATTCCTGTTTCAGTGGCATGCGGGGGCGATGGGCAGAGGGACACAGCCATACAATAGGTGGGAGGTGAAGTGGAAGCAGAGAAAGTGACCAGTTGAACAGAGATGGGAACAGCAGGGTCTGGAGAGATGTTTTAGTTTTGTGCCCTCCAAGACAGAGGCTTCTGCAAGTCAGCAGTCAGCCTGATGTCGCAGAGGTATCTCTGACCAGACGGCTAGGGGATCGGTGGAGGCAATCTCCAGAAACAGGTTGCGCTAGCAACCAGTGAGGTGCTGTATTTAAGCTGCTTATTCTGCGAAAGTTGGACAGCCCCACTGTACAGAGGCCTGGAAGATTCTGGCCACACCTCTGGGTATAGAGTCTCACCTGacagatggggagggggaggtctcTTATTGCCCTTCCCAAGTTATCCCAGGGTTCATACATACCCTGGGTTCCAGTCACCCACTCACCAGGAATGATCCCACCCCCAGAGCATTGCCTTCTTAcaaaccaccccaccccaccaggaCAAAAGCCAGAAAATCATGTTCTGaccaaaaagggggaaaaaagtctaaTGCAGCGGAAGCAACACTATATTGCTTAAGAAGACTTAAGATAAGCAGGCAGTTGGCTTGGAACCTTGAGTAGGGGGTGCAGCCAGAATGCCTAAGGGATGCATGCTGGATTTGGGTCCAGGAGTGTTTGGGTCACTATGCAGGGGCTTTGGGGTAGAGCAGGAGAGCTCACTGGCCTGGAATAGTGCAAGAGTGCCCACCGTGCCACTTACCAGTGGAGTGACTTGGAAAAGTCAGCCAACCTCACTGAACCTCAATGATTTCAGCTGTGAATTGAGAAGATTAGAGCCTATCTTGTAAGGTGTGAGTTTTtcctttcagaattttaaatgaaatatgtaaGAAATGACTTGGCATCTCATAGGTGCTCTCTCTGTGTAGTTTATAAGTTGTTAGCTATGCTGAAAGTCTGCTGATTGCATGCTTAAGAAATAACCCTAAAACACTGAACGGTGTTGTGGTGTGGCAGCAACTGAAGAATTCCAGCCAGTTGGAGCTGGTCCACCCCAGGAATGGTCAATCCCGGGGCACTGACCACATCCAGTCTTGGGGACAAGCCCCAGTATTTGCAGGGCAGCCCACCCTGTGTGGCACCACACACTACTCAGCCCTCTGACTTCAACATCCTTTCACCACTCCCCATCACTGACAAAATAAAAGCCAAGCCCTTTCCAGGACTAACTCAATGTAGCTCCACCAATCACCTCAGTTCTCTGGGGGACAGCGACCTGCCAGACTCACACCCTCATTCAGACACACCACACTCCACTCCAAACAGGGTAAATTACTTTGGGTGTTCCCCTCCCATAGTTTCACATAGGACATTCCATCTGCTCAGAACACGTTTCCGCCTCCTCTTGACCAAAACATCCTTCCAGATAAACTGGATGACACCTCCTCCGGGGGGGTGGTGATGTGCCTCCTACATAGTCCCAAGGTCCCTGAGTGTCTGTGCCCCACCGTTTCCGCTTCTGTCCCTAGAATGGGGGGCGAGGGGGAGGCGTCCCTGTGGGTATGAAATGATAGGACAGAACCACAGCGACTGGGACTAACACTTAACCCCGGGTAAGGGACTCGGCATTCGGCATCAGCGGGAAGCTCCCTTACCTCTCCGGCCAAACCGGGGGCCGGTTCCCTGGCGGACGCGCAGAGAGGAGAGAATTGCGGTCCAGGAGATCCTCACAGCGCCGCCGCCCCACCCACCCGAGCCGCGCCGCTGGTGTCACCTACTGGCCCAGAGTCGTTTGTGATTTACATACCCATGGTGCACCACGGAAGCCAGTTTCACAATGCTTGAGTTCTAGCCCCACGGGGGTCTATCCACTGATGGAGGGCAGAGTGCCTGTCAGAAATATATGGGCTGTGTAAATTCCACGCAGGGAGTGCAAACCGCGCAGGAGCTGAGCAACCATGAGTGTGCTAAGCGTTACATCACTCTGGGAGGATCCAAGCGGAAATAAGCAAatatactctggtttctcttcaaACCGTATAAATCTTTCGCCTTTTACTAAAGATTTCCGTGGAGAGAAACAGTTATGAGTTTTTAGCCAATTTTTTGAGGCCTCGGTTATTTCTTCGGGGCTATTTTCAAAGTTAAAGTGTAGAAACTAGTTTTTCTGttattgctgcttttttttttttttcttttgcggTTACCCAATGGTCTTGAGAAATTCTGGGGATAGAAAGTGTGGTCAGTTTTGGGTTTAAGTAAGTGTGTTCTCCTGACTATCACTCCCACGTTGCAAACGCGGGTTTTTCCCATTTTCTGCATGTTCTTTTTTGCCGGACGTGGAGAGAAACGAGCAAAAAGCGAAAGGCTTGCTGAGGTAGTCTGGTGTGACTCCCCCTCTGATCGTTCCCCGCTTAACACCAGTTTTTCATGCTGAAAATACAAGGTTCCTTCCCTCAAGGAGCCTGACTTGGAGCCCTAGAAAATACACAATCTCAGGGAGAAGTGCCCTGCAGAAAGAGCATAATGAAAAGGCCAGGGGTAGCTACTGAACCGTCTTGTCCCTGGGTCTTAAATCTGCATTCTTTCCGTGGGAGAGCTCATCTAGTTCAATAGTGACCTCCAAATTCACAGCTATCAGCAGGTCCCACTGACTCCTGTATTCAAAGCATATGCTTCATCCAATCACATTTTACCTTCTCCACTGCTCCCATGTTGGTCCAAGAGCTCTCCCTGGATTCTTGGAATAGCCCCTCCCTAACTGGTCTCCCTAGACCATCCTCCCCCTATGTCTCAATCCTCCACATAAAggccaaataattttttaaaatgtaaatcacaTCATACACACCACTCTCCTACACAAACACCTCCAGTTGCCTTTCCCTAGGACATGGCTCATGCCCCTCCTCCTTCAGGTCTCTAGTCCACTGTTGTCAGAGGTCTACACTCACCACTTTGTGTGAAACAGTCCCACTGCCACCactctgtttatctgtttaacatgctttatttttcttcagcgCGCAAACCACTCCCTGTGTTTCCTAAACACACGTGCAGTATTTAATCTGTCCCACTAcatttctaagcactttacaaaatTAACTTAATCTCCCTAAGAACTCTACAAAATACattctattattatctccattttataaataaggaaactcaTAGAAAGTTAAATAGCCCTACtcaagtcacaaagccagaaagtggtggagctgagattcaaacccaggcagcctggctccagaagAGACATACTCTTAATCACTGTGCTATTGGTGGGGTTCAGGACTTCTACCCCAAAGTATGGCATCTTGACaaactgaatattttaaactgaaggaatctgagaaaacaggaaagtCATTCTGACCTTCCCCcaatcccctcccctcttccatgAAACAGGTCATAAAATAGGCACCTGTGAGAGGTGCCCTTCCTATATCAGGAGGGAAGGAGCAACCTTTCTCCAAGGACAGAGACTCTGAGAAGAATTCCAAGGAATAAACCTTGCTAAATCCCCCCAGGTTACCACATTTACCTCATACTCTAACCTGGAATAAAAATTCTCGGGTTTAACTGTTTCTTCCAGTCTTCATTTCCTTTTGAAGTCTCCAGTGTAACGTAAAATGTATGCATTTCTTCTGTCACTCTTTCTTTGTCAATTTAATCTTCGGGCCCAGCCAGGGACTctaagaggaggaaggaaacgtCTTCCTCgaaacattattttttcttttaacaaaaggAATCATGCTCTATTTGGTCTGCATTGTGCTTTTTTCACCAAagatcacagtttttttttttaatatcaccaTGGGCATATACCATAGTTAATTTAACCAATCCTCTAGGTTAAACCAGTCCTCTAGGACATctagtttgttttcaattttcattATCCAAACAAAGCTGTCATAACGTGGTACTGAGGGTAATCACATTTTCAGTCTTGAGAGATAATGCCAAATAACTATCTTTAATCCATGTGTAACATATTTTTGCATAAAACCCCTGAGACAGAAGAAtaactatttttttcaaatagttgTCCCTAATTTTACATTGATAGTATCTTGTTTTACAGCTCCTTTAAACTCTTTACAAAATAAGATAgcatttaaataaaactgtacaccagaaattcatacattgtaactgactatacttaaatgaaaaagaaaaagaaaacagggaggagggtatagctcagtggttcaatccccagtgcctccattgaaaaacaaaattaataaacctaattaactccccctctaaaaaaaggaaactaaagtGCTCATTATTCATGCATTCGCTACTACTcaataacatttaaaagaaaaaataaataaataaagtcgtCACTGAACATTTACAGAGCACTGATCATGTGACAGGGACTGGGAAAGCAGAAACGAATAAGGCACCACTCCAGGACCCACAGATCTTTCTCCAGGGACATTCAGATCCTCAGGAAAACAAAACGCATAACAAATGAAAGAGGGAACATGGGGAGTCTTCAATAGCCAAGAGTGTAAATCCAAGCTAGAGGACCATTGCCTTCAGGACCAGTAAATTTATGCAAAGGTAGTAGTTGGGAGAAGAGTTGCTAATGTTTGGAACCACTAGTAATCTTGAGTACCCTGAAAGTGAAATCGACTATATTTCTTCCTGAGGGCAGTGGGGATGTTGAAGAATTTAACAAGAGTAAGGCTAACAATCTTAGGCAAGTGTAGCAGCAGTGTGGGAATGGTCAAATAGTTGGGAGGGGTGCCTCTGAAGCAAAGGCAGGAAGACTATTAAGAGCCTGCTGCAGTAATTCCTGCCACAGATAGGACTGGCTGAAGCGGGCTGAGAGAACTGAACCAAGTGGGAGGAttttgtaggggaggaaaaataattctccCTCTACCCTCTAAGCTCTTGGCTGGGACCTCTGtaataaaacagattaacaagaaaaaaaaaagtttattaaaatgtatGTCTCATGTATACATGGGGGATACCCAGGGGAAAATTAGTAATTCCCTGAGATGGCCTAAAATACCTGCTTAAATACcaccttcagctaaagacaaaagagaggAAAGCGTGGGGAGGCCAGTTATGGGAAGGCCCTCAGGAAAAAGCACCGAAAGCAAGGGTAAGGTTTATTAAGCAGATCTCAGTGGGTGACTTCACCTTAAGATTTTCCTGAGAGTTTAGTCATCCTTCTCCTGGTACAGAGAaggagacacccttacaaatggagatttcctttataaaatttCCCTTACAAAAGAGGTTTAAAAGCTCTCTGCTTTAAGAGCTTCTCCTTTTTCTCAAAATAACCAGTTTAAAATAATCCTATGCCATAAAGGCACACGTTGTGGTGGCATATTTTGCTACCTTTCAGTCTCTTAAAAACTAGAAACCACGGGAGGCAGACATGAAGAAGAGGAATAAAGCAAGGATGAACTCTCGCTTTCTGGCTTGGGCACCCAAGGAGATGAGAAACACGATGGGGACAGAACTGGGGAGAGATGAAGAGGGGGTCAATTCTGGACTGAGTCTGAGGTGTCTGTGAGgcatttagagagagagagatctccaAAAGGCAGGTCTGGAATTAAAGAGCGGACGAGCAGAAAAGTTATGTGGGGGTTACGAGAGTAAACCGGGCGGGCGAGAGTGCCTAGGGACCCGCTGTAGAGCCAGAGCACCGCGTGAAAGAAGCCGCTTTGGGGTTTTGCGCGAGCCTGCAGGACAAGACCCAGCACAACACCACGCCACTCTGGCCCGCCCTCCCCCGGAGCCTCACCCACAGCGCCTGCGCGTGGCCCACAGCCATCCCTCCAGCGACCCGCTCGCCGGGCATTCTGGGAGCGGAAGTCCGCTCCGAGCGCACAGCGTATCGGGATTTGTAGTTTGGGCGGGGCTCAAAATTCCTCGCAAGTCGCGCGGCCTTTGGTCACTTAAAGGGCAGGTCCAGAAAGCGGTGATGCTCCCGGGGCAGAGTGCCCCTCCGGCGGCGGCACGGGGCGCCCGGAGCCGCATCTCCTCTCCGCAGAGCGTGGCACTTCCACGCCTCTACGATCTGCTCCACCTGCGGGAGAGGCTGGTCACCGCGGAGTCCCTCAATGCTCACCTCACCCCGCGGACCCTGGGCCGCGCCCCCACCCGCGTGCTTCCTCCCACGCCGCGGAGGGGATCTGAGCCTCGTCCCCCGCGTCCGCACCGGGATGAGAGGCTCCTGGCGGTTCTGCTCTTCCAGGGCGCTCAGCTCTGCCGGGGCCAGCAAGGCCAGTCTCAGCTCCCGCACCACCGGGGCAGCCACCTCGGCCACAGGCCGCTCCAGCACCGCCTGCAGACACCAGCATTGAGCCCGGGCGGGCGAGGGCACCTGTCCAGCCGTCTGCTCGCCGGGTTCCTGCGGCCTGAGCCCCCGTCAGCGCCcccatccctctctcccctctgtccCGGCTCACCGCGCCCACGCGCGCCCAACTCCGGGCTGCCAGGACCAGCTCGGCCTCGTCCACGCAGAGCTTGTCGCTACGCAGCAGAGGCAGCAATGCGGGCGGCGACAGCTCCAGGAAACCGCGGGTGCGGAGGGTCT
Coding sequences within:
- the BTBD19 gene encoding BTB/POZ domain-containing protein 19 isoform X3, encoding METPGLVVHGEAASFSTALRSLVNNPLYSDVRFVVGQERQEVFAHRCLLACRCNFFQRLLGSELGPGVTSPVVLSAVPAEAFLAVLEFLYTNSAQLHRHSVLEVLTAAVEYGLEELREETLRTRGFLELSPPALLPLLRSDKLCVDEAELVLAARSWARVGAAVLERPVAEVAAPVVRELRLALLAPAELSALEEQNRQEPLIPVEQIVEAWKCHALRRGDAAPGAPCRRRRGTLPREHHRFLDLPFK